GTCTCCGCCATTACACCTTGGAACTACCCGCTGTCTCTGTCCAGCATCAAGATAGCTCCTGCACTGTTGGCAGGAAATACAATGGTTCTCAAGCCCAGCCCGTTTGCACCGCTCACTGTCAGCAAGATGGTTGAGATCATCGCTGCGGAGTTCCCGGCAGGTGTGCTCAACATGGTCCACGGTGACGCGGATGTGGGTGTGGAACTCACATCGAACCCACTCATTGCGAAGATCGCTTTCACGGGTGGCACAAAGACCGCGAAGCACATCATGAAAGCTGCCGCTGATACGATTAAGAACATGACGCTGGAGTTAGGTGGTAATGACGCGGCGGTTATTCTTTCTGACTTTGATGTGAATGACGATCGCGCCATGCGCCGCCTCGTAATTTCCAACTTCCTTACAGCGGGACAAATCTGCATGATCGCCAAGCGGGTTTATGTACATCGTTCCATTTACGACAAATTCGTCGAGAAGTATATTGAGGCAGCCAACAAGTGGATTCGCGTAGGCGATCCGTTTAACCCGAATGTCACGATTGGGCCGGTAAACAACCCTGGTCAAGTTAAATTTGTACAAGGTTTAATTGATGATGCACAGAGCCGCGGCGCGGAAGTGATCAAGCTCGGTCAAGTACTGGACCCTGATGCGTTTGCTAAAGGATACTTCATGCAACCAACTTTGGTCCTGGGTGCAGACTACAATGACCGTATTGTTGTTGAAGAACAGTTTGGCCCAACGGTTCCTGTTTTGCCTTTTGATGACGACGAACAAGCCATCAACTTGGTCAATGACAGCATCTACGGTCTGACGAGTTCTGTTTGGGGTGAGGAAGAGCACGCGATTCGTGTCGCTCGCCGCATCCAGGCCGGAACGACAATGATCAACACAGCGGCTGTACAGGGACTAGATGTACGATTCCCATTTGGCGGTGTCAAGCAGTCAGGTGTGGGCCGTGAATACGGTGCAGAAGGCCTTCTTGCTTACGTTGACTTACACGTGATCAACATGCCCAAGGTCGGGGAACTGCCGAACATTCCAGAGTAATCATGTCAAATTGTTAAAGGGGGCGCTCAGCCCCCTTTTTTAATTGAGTAATTTATTGATGTATATAATATAATAGGTATTATTTGTATACCTAAATCATAATACATAGTAAGGAGACATACCATGGTGGGTCATTATTCGGAAACGAATGCACAGTCTGAATTGCATCCGTCAATTGAGACTTTAGTGCGACTTGCACCGCTACTAGGGGAAATATTCCCTGACGATGTAACCATTGGTGTCTGTGACCTGGACACACTTTGGGGGACGATTCCAGGGAAAACTTTTTCTCTTGGATTGGCTCCGGGATATCAGTTAGTCCCTGGAGACGGAATGTACGAGGCTGTACATTATGGTAAGCCAACTAAAACATATGTACCCAAAGAGGTATTCGGTGTTCCCATCCTAGCGTGCACGATTCCAGTTCATGATAAAAATGGCGAAGTGATCGGAGCGATTGGCGCTGGGGCAAGCATGCAAAGGTACGATCATCTGTCTTCCATCGCCTCAACTTTATCAACTGGAGTGCAACAAATTAGTGCGACCATCCAAGAACTAGCAGCATCCATCAATATCTTATCCAACAAGACGTCCGACATCTCTGTCCAGTCAAACGAAGTTCTCAAAACCATTAAAGACATTGAGCAAATCTCGGATACAGTTCGAAACATATCTGACACAAGCAGATTTTTGGGTTTTAACGCATCAATTGAAGCCGCGAGTGCGGGTGAATTCGGCAAAGGCTTTTCAATTATTGCACATGAAGTGCGAAAATTAGCCGATGATTCAAAGAACCAAACAGATATCATCTATAAGACTGTATCTACAGTTGAGCAGTTGGTCTATAGGTTGTCTCAGTCAATATTGACGGTTAGTCAAGAGACTGAAAGTCAGTCGGCAGCAACGGAGCAATTAGCTGCTGCTATTCAAGATTTGAGTCGAAGTGCGAATGAACTAGCACAACACGCTGAGAGGATTGTCTCAGGAGAACAGGAGTACGAATAGCTATCCAGAAAGAGGACACATTGTACTTTGTCCTCTTTCTGCGTATCTGTATAAACTGCATTGAGCGGGTCATCATGACTACCATCAGATCTCCATCGTGCTTTCAAATTGGCGTGGGGCGATACGTTGGCGACGGAGGCAACTGGTCTTTGTACTCCTCATTTGAGATGCCATCCATGACATCCACTAGGCCTTCGTCATCATCGAGGTCGTCCTCGTCCAAGTCGTCATTGATGTCGACGTTGCCGGTACCGATATTATATCGGGCCACGTCCTGATAAGCGTCTTCCGCATCGTAGCCGGTGTATTCATCTCGGATTCCGTCGTAGTTATATTGCCCAAACCCGGGCGACAGCACTTCTTCCTCTTTTGGCCGGTTGCGAAGTTTGACAATTTCTTCGTCCCGGGCTTGACAATCAATGCACAGACGTGCCGTTGGCATCGCAGTCAGGCGTTCGAGCCCAATGTCACGTCCACAGTCTTCGCAGGTACCGTATGTCCCTTTATCGAAGGCCCGGAGTGCAAGCTCGATGTCCTCTAAATGAGCCTCGTCGCGGATGCGTTGACCAACGTCCTGAGATCGCAAGAAGATCTCACTTCCCAGATCCGCTGGATGATTGTCATACATCGACAACTCCGAAAACTGATCTCGCATACTCTCTTCTAGCCGATCTCCCTCAGCATTCTTCAGCCGCTCGAGTACATCTTCCTTTTGCTTTTCGAGTACCGCACGTAGTTCCTCATAATTCACATCCGACACAACCCTTCCACTGGCATTTATGTCGATCACGCCGGGCTAATTCAACCTAGAAATACCTCTGTAGTCTAAGTCGATTCGATTTAGCTAATACCGGTATGTGAATTCCAAAATTAGGTTTTCTCCACTTCAATGAAAGCGCTACTTAGCTTTGAGACAAATTGTTGCACTTCATGCGGATGTTGACAGATGGATGAGGAAACTTGGGTTGGGAGCTTCCGTCGATTGTTGATCGTCACACCGGATTAATGCTTTACCAGTCCCGCTTTTATTAGCATGCCATCTAAAATATGCCCGATAGGTTCTTCAATCCACTTTGCAGTTTCAATCAGTCCACTCAATTCTATACCTGTATCCAATCCCATTTCTTCAAACATGTTCACCAAATCCTCAGTGCAGACATTACCAACTGCTTTTGGTGCAAAGGGGCACCCTCCGAGTCCTGCGATGGACGCATCAAACCGTCTAACGCCAGACAAGTATCCTGCATACGCGTTCGCTATCCCGAGGCCACGGGTGTTGTGAAAGTGCAGTCCGAGAGGAATTTCGCTGCCAAAGCTACGAATAAATTCACGAACGTAGAGACTGACTTGTTCTGGGTTAGCAACCCCCACAGTGTCGGCTAGCGTGATTTCGGTACAGCCAGCTTCAATAAATTTTTCGGCGATGCCGAACACGTTTTGGAGTGGAACATCACCTTCGAAAGGGCAGCCGAATGCTGTGCCAAGACAAACAACAACAGGTTTCCCGGCTGAGCGAATGTCAGTAACCATTTTCGTGATTTCCTCAACTGATTCTGCTACGGATCGCCGGGCGTTTTTTTGGTTAAATGTATCGCTAGTTGCCATTGCAATGTGGATGACGTCCAAGTTGGTTTTCATCGCTCTCTCCAGCCCGGAGCGACTGAGTACAAGTCCGGCATATAAGACATTGTTGTTGCGTGGGGCACGGAGTAGGACCTCTTCCGCATCGGCCATTTGGGGAATGACCTTGGGATTAACGAAAGAGACAGCCTCGATTTTTTTGATTCCACTCCCCACCAACCGCTCCAACAGATCGACCTTCTGTTCCGTGGGAATAATCTTCTTTTCGTTTTGCAGTCCGTCACGGGGCCCTACTTCGGTGATATGAATCATTGTGTATCCCTCCAACTTAACTTGCCCTATGTGGTGGTTTGTTTCTTACCGAGTTCACTTTACTGTTGTCACATTTGCCATGTCAGACCCTACATCTTCGATATGGGATAGCACGTGGTCGCGCCCTTTATAAATATGGGCGCACATTGTAGACCGTGCCCATTCAGGGTCTCTGGCCACGATGGCCTTCAAGATTTGCTTATGCGCTTCAAGAGAAGCCTGTATTTCCTGCAGGCTATACCAGTAGAAAGAACGGAACACGAGAGGAAGCACAATTACTTTGCTCATCATGAAAAGAAGGTGGGGGTTGTTAGCACTCTCGTGGACGGCATCATGGAATACCTTGTTGTTTTCAACAATGCTTTCAAGGGCCTCCCGACTCTTGCCAAAAGCATCAATAGCGCGCTCGTACGACTTAGTTGCTTCGTTCATCCGAGCAATGTGCTCTTCCGTACGAAGTAGGGCTGCGTGAGTAGCTGCATACCCTTCCAAAAGGGCTCGCAGGTCATATATCTGTCGAACATCGTCAGCACGAAATGTTCGCACGATCACTCCACGCCTCAGAGAACTGACTAAACCGTCCGCTTCAAGCTTTTTGATGGCTTCGCGGATAGGGGTACGGCTGATCTGCAGCTCTGCTGAAAGAAACTCTTCGGTGAGTCTCTGACCGGGTTGGTAGTTGCCTTGAATAATGGCTGTTCGAATGGATTCATATGCGTCGATTTGAATCACCCCTCAGTACTTTGTATGCAATTTAACAGATGCTTTACGCTTATTGGATATTACAAACCGTCTGTTTTTCCTTATGTATAAACGGTTTTTTCAACAAGGTAGAATATTCTAAAATTAATTGTAATTTGAGTATTGCATACAATTGTTCGTAGTGCCATCATTATGCCACAGACAAATTCACAACGTAGAGGTGAGAGAAATGGACGAACAAAACAATCAACAGCCCTTTGATGGAGTACGGGTACTCGAGGTCGGAACGTTGCTCGCGGGCCCGTTTACAGGTCGGTTGTTGGCGGATTTCGGAGCGGAGGTGATAAAGGTAGAGCCACCTGATAGGCCCGATCCGCTTCGTAAGTGGGGAAAAGAAAAGAACGGACATGGGTTGTGGTGGCCTATCCAATCGAGAAACAAAAAGTCCATTACACTGAATCTGCGTGTGCCTGAAGGACAAGAGGTGTTCCGGGAACTTGCACAAGAAGCGGATATTATCATTGAGAATTTCCGACCGGGCACAATCGAGAAATGGGGCCTGTCATACGACACTCTGTCGGAGAGGAATCCTGGTCTCATCATGGTTCGGACATCTGGATTTGGACAAACGGGTCCATACAGTAAACGCGCAGGGTTTGGCAGTGTCGGTGAGGCGATGGGGGGACTGCGGTATGTGACTGGGTTTCCAGACAGGCCACCGGCACGCCTCGCAGTTAGCATTGGCGACCAACTGGCCGCACTCTATGCAACGATAGGCTGTCTGACGGCTCTTCATGAGAGGACGAGGTCCGGCAAGGGACAGGTCGTAGACACAGCCCTCTATGAGGCGGTGTTTGCGACGATGGAGAGTCTCGTTCCGGACTACCTGTTGGCAGGCTATGTTCGAGAACGAATGGGAAACGAAATTCCTGGTGTAGCACCATCGAACATTTATGCAACTCAAGACGGGACACACATTGTCATTGGTGCAAACGCCGATACGGTCTTCAAACGATTGTGCGAGGCGATGAGAAGGCCGGATCTTTCAACGGATCCCAAGTATGCTACCCATCACGCAAGAGGAGAGAACATGAAAGAACTCGATGCACTTATCGAGAGTTGGACGA
This is a stretch of genomic DNA from Alicyclobacillus dauci. It encodes these proteins:
- a CDS encoding aldehyde dehydrogenase family protein, which encodes MATEPVIVHAIINGEKANTPKQYPRENPTNPEEIVGYGPTNTREDAIRAIEAAAAAFPAWAATPIDERIARMERAIEKIRAAIPELAPLLSREHGKPLYDAQGEFFVTLAWMEYACKTAKDVLQDKVMDTADGKTIIAHDPLGVVSAITPWNYPLSLSSIKIAPALLAGNTMVLKPSPFAPLTVSKMVEIIAAEFPAGVLNMVHGDADVGVELTSNPLIAKIAFTGGTKTAKHIMKAAADTIKNMTLELGGNDAAVILSDFDVNDDRAMRRLVISNFLTAGQICMIAKRVYVHRSIYDKFVEKYIEAANKWIRVGDPFNPNVTIGPVNNPGQVKFVQGLIDDAQSRGAEVIKLGQVLDPDAFAKGYFMQPTLVLGADYNDRIVVEEQFGPTVPVLPFDDDEQAINLVNDSIYGLTSSVWGEEEHAIRVARRIQAGTTMINTAAVQGLDVRFPFGGVKQSGVGREYGAEGLLAYVDLHVINMPKVGELPNIPE
- a CDS encoding methyl-accepting chemotaxis protein encodes the protein MVGHYSETNAQSELHPSIETLVRLAPLLGEIFPDDVTIGVCDLDTLWGTIPGKTFSLGLAPGYQLVPGDGMYEAVHYGKPTKTYVPKEVFGVPILACTIPVHDKNGEVIGAIGAGASMQRYDHLSSIASTLSTGVQQISATIQELAASINILSNKTSDISVQSNEVLKTIKDIEQISDTVRNISDTSRFLGFNASIEAASAGEFGKGFSIIAHEVRKLADDSKNQTDIIYKTVSTVEQLVYRLSQSILTVSQETESQSAATEQLAAAIQDLSRSANELAQHAERIVSGEQEYE
- a CDS encoding TraR/DksA C4-type zinc finger protein; amino-acid sequence: MIDINASGRVVSDVNYEELRAVLEKQKEDVLERLKNAEGDRLEESMRDQFSELSMYDNHPADLGSEIFLRSQDVGQRIRDEAHLEDIELALRAFDKGTYGTCEDCGRDIGLERLTAMPTARLCIDCQARDEEIVKLRNRPKEEEVLSPGFGQYNYDGIRDEYTGYDAEDAYQDVARYNIGTGNVDINDDLDEDDLDDDEGLVDVMDGISNEEYKDQLPPSPTYRPTPI
- a CDS encoding hydroxymethylglutaryl-CoA lyase, producing MIHITEVGPRDGLQNEKKIIPTEQKVDLLERLVGSGIKKIEAVSFVNPKVIPQMADAEEVLLRAPRNNNVLYAGLVLSRSGLERAMKTNLDVIHIAMATSDTFNQKNARRSVAESVEEITKMVTDIRSAGKPVVVCLGTAFGCPFEGDVPLQNVFGIAEKFIEAGCTEITLADTVGVANPEQVSLYVREFIRSFGSEIPLGLHFHNTRGLGIANAYAGYLSGVRRFDASIAGLGGCPFAPKAVGNVCTEDLVNMFEEMGLDTGIELSGLIETAKWIEEPIGHILDGMLIKAGLVKH
- a CDS encoding GntR family transcriptional regulator, whose product is MIQIDAYESIRTAIIQGNYQPGQRLTEEFLSAELQISRTPIREAIKKLEADGLVSSLRRGVIVRTFRADDVRQIYDLRALLEGYAATHAALLRTEEHIARMNEATKSYERAIDAFGKSREALESIVENNKVFHDAVHESANNPHLLFMMSKVIVLPLVFRSFYWYSLQEIQASLEAHKQILKAIVARDPEWARSTMCAHIYKGRDHVLSHIEDVGSDMANVTTVK
- a CDS encoding CaiB/BaiF CoA transferase family protein — translated: MDEQNNQQPFDGVRVLEVGTLLAGPFTGRLLADFGAEVIKVEPPDRPDPLRKWGKEKNGHGLWWPIQSRNKKSITLNLRVPEGQEVFRELAQEADIIIENFRPGTIEKWGLSYDTLSERNPGLIMVRTSGFGQTGPYSKRAGFGSVGEAMGGLRYVTGFPDRPPARLAVSIGDQLAALYATIGCLTALHERTRSGKGQVVDTALYEAVFATMESLVPDYLLAGYVRERMGNEIPGVAPSNIYATQDGTHIVIGANADTVFKRLCEAMRRPDLSTDPKYATHHARGENMKELDALIESWTRGMNAKECLALLEQYGVPSGLIYTVKDMLEDPHYQAREMFVNVPHPIFGDFPMPGIVPKLTRTPGGIRWAGAEVMGQHNEEVYMGLLGYPKERVEEMKLHGVI